The following nucleotide sequence is from Lysobacterales bacterium.
CCCGGCACCGTCAGGTAGCCATCCAGCTCCAGCCCGTCGCTGGCCTTGAAGCGAACATGGTGCCTCCGGTGCATGGCCGCCGGGTCGATCTCAGCATTGCTCTGCAACAAGCGGGCGAGACTGTCCTTCTTGCGATTCATCACTGCCCACTCGCCGGGATTGCGGTCGCTGTAGATGTAGATGAGCGACACATTGCCGTCGGCACTGTGATCGACGAAGCGCACGTTCTGGTCAGGGAAGCCGTTGCGAAGCTCCTGATGCAGCTTCGCATCGGGAGAAGCCGGGTCGAGATAGGTCACGCGCGGTCGGGCACCCTTGAACTCGGCGGCCATCGGCTGGCGCTGGGTGTTCCACAACACCGCATCGATGCTGTTGAAGTCGTCGCTGGCGAGCACTTCGCGCTGGGCGAGCGCAAGATCCGTCTTCACCAACGCACGCGGGCCATCGTTGGCCGAGAAATAACCGATCACGTGGCTGCCCGTCGGCGTCACCGCCAGCGGCTCGAACGTGCCACCGACCGCCTCGTTCGAGAGCTTGCGCCAGTTCTTCCCTTCCGCATCGGCGGCGTACAGCAATTGCGCCTCATCCTTGTCGGTGCCGTGGGCGTAACGGGGTACGCCGGCCGCATCCATCACGAAGCTCAGGCCCTGCTCGGCAATGTCGGCAACTAGGCGACTGCGCCCGGTCAACGCATCCACCTCGTACAACAAGCTCGCCGGAAGGCTGTTTTCCGCGGATCCGCGGCTCATGTAGAACTTGCCGTTGGGCACCGGCGGCAGGCCGGCGAAGTAACCGAAGCCGGGCGGCACACCCACGCCCAGCGTCGATTCCTTGTAGCCGAAAAGGTAGCGGTGGCGCTTCCCGTCGAAATCCATGCCGATGATTTCGCCGAAGTTGAACGGCTCTTCGCGCGCGCCCCATTTGCCACCCTTGACGTAGATCAGCCGGGTATCGCTGACCCAGCGAATGTCGAAAGCCAACTCGTATTTCGGCAACTTGATGAAGGCGGTATTGGCCATGTCCGCCAGGCGATACACCATGATGCCGTGGTCGTCGTCGCCCAGATCCGCCGACACGGCGAGATACGAGCCATTGCTGGAGATGCGCGGGTCCTTCAAGGTCTGTTGTGCCGCAAAGCTCTCCACCGGAACCGCGGCCGCCGACACATTGCCGGCGGACACGAACAGGTAGAGCGCGACGGCGACCCCGCGCAGTGAACTCAAAAGATCCGTCATGCAATTCTCGCGATATCGGAAGGATTGGGTTCAGGCCCAGCCGAGCGGCATGGCATGGCCGTGAACCTGAATCCTGCAATGTATCGCGGATGGCACGATCCATAAACATTTCGTGACAATGTCAGGCCGCCGATGCGGGCTGCGCTGGCACGCGCCGGTGCCGCCGCCACTTGCCGGGTTGTCGCGTGGACCGCGGGCCCGATCTGGAGACTTGCGGCCAGGATGCTGCCACGGTTAGAATTCCGCGGCTTTGTCGGGTCAATCCGACAGCTCACGGCAATCCTGCCGAATCCGCACACGCTTCGTCACCCGGACTGGGGTGCCCTTTCGCTCGCGAATGGGGTCGGTCCGGGCGGAAACGTGGAGGTCCAACCCCGAAACACGATGCGCAGTCCCCGACCAGGGACAGCCGTGTTTCAAGCAACGGAGTTCACCATGCCTCAAGTCACCATGCGCCAGATGCTCGAAGCCGGCGTGCATTTCGGTCACCAGACCCGATACTGGAACCCCAAGATGGCGCCGTACATTTTCGGCGCGCGCGGGAAGATCCACATCATCAATCTCGAAAAGACCATGCCGCTGTTCACGGACGCGATGAATTTCCTGTCCGGCATGGCCCAGAAGCGCGGCAGCGTGCTGTTCGTCGGCACCAAGCGCTCGGCGCGTGAAGCGGTGAAGTCGGAAGCCAACCGCTGCGGCATGCCGTTCGTTTCGCACCGCTGGCTCGGCGGCATGCTCACGAATTTCCGCACCGTGCGCCAGTCGGTCTCGCGCCTGAAGGAAATCGAAGCCATGCATACCGATGGCAGCTTCGAAAAGCGCGTGAAGCATGAAGTCCTGTCGCTGAAGCGCGAGCAGGAAAAGCTCGAGCGCTCGCTCGGCGGCATCAAGAACATGAATTCGCTCCCGGACGCGCTGTTCGTGATCGACGTCGGTCATGAAGAGATCGCGATCAAGGAAGCCCGCACTCTGGGCATTCCGGTCATCGCCGTCGTCGATACCAACTACGACCCGTCGCTGGCCGACTACATCATCCCGGGCAATGACGACGCCATCCGCGCCGTGCAGCTCTACGCCGCCGCCGCCGCCGATGCGGTGCTGGAAGGCAAGGCTGCCGCTCCCGCCATCCCGGCCAATGCCAAGGACGAGTTCGTCGAACTCGACGCCGCAGGCAACCCGGTCGCGAAGGATGACGCCGGCCGTCGCCGCGACGACCGCGGTGGCCGCAATGATCGCAACGACCGCGATCGCAAGCCGGGTGGCCCGAATCGTCGCGGACCGGGTGGTCCGGGCGGCCCCGGTGCCAAGCCGGGTGCGAAGCGCGCGCCGTCGCGCGCGCCGGCCAAGTCCGACGCCCCGAGCGCCGAGTAAGTTCGGCACCGCCGCGGCCCCGGCTGCGGCAGCGCAATGGATCCTGCGCGGCGGAGCTCCCGCCGCGCTTTTTTTGAGCATCGAGAGGAAGTCATGGAAATCACGGCAAGCATGGTCAAGGAACTGCGCGAGCGGTCCGGCGTCGGCATGATGGAGTGCAAGAAGGCGCTGACCGAGAACGGCGGCGACATCGAAACCGCGATGGAATGGCTGCGCAAGCAGGGCCTCGCCAAGGCCGACAAGAAGGCCGGCCGCGTCGCAGCGGAAGGCCGCATCGCCATGGCCGCCGATGCGGGCAAGGCCGTCATGGTCGAGATCAATTCGGAAACCGACTTCGTCGCCAAGGACGAGAACTTCATCAAGTTCTGCGATCTCGTCGCCAAGACCGCGTTGTCATCGGGCGCCGGCGACATCGACGCACTGAAGGCCGTTGCCGCAGACGGCGGGACGATCGAGGAACTGCGCTCGGCCCTGGTGCTGAAGCTGGGCGAGAACATCCAGTTGCGTCGACTCGTTGCGCTGAAGAGCGACGGCACCGTCGGCGCCTACGTGCATGGCGGCCGGATCGGCGTGCTGGTCGAGCTGAAGGGTGGCAATGGCGAACTGGCGCGCGGCATCGCGATGCATGTTGCGGCCATGAACCCGCCGTACAACAAGGCCAGCGACGTGCCGGCCGAGTTCCTGGCGAAGGAAAAGGAAATCGAACTGGCCAAGATGACCGACAAGGATCGCGCCAAACCGGCCGACATCCTCGAAAAGATCATCGGCGGCAAGGTTCAGAAGATCGTCACCGAGAACACGCTGTACGGCCAGCCGTATGTCATCGACACCAACATGACCGTCGACGCAGCCCTGAAGGCCGGCAAGGCGGATGTCGTCGTCTATCACCGCATGGCGGTCGGCGAAGGTATCGAGAAAGTGGTCGAGGACTACGCCGCCGAAGTCGCGAAAGCGATGCAGGTCTGACCGAAAAGGGAGCGGCAACGCTCCCTTTTTTTGCCCGCTTGTTTTTCGCGCCACTGCATGATTCAAGGAACCGACCATGACCGACGCGCCAATCCGATATTCGCGAATCCTCCTCAAGCTCAGCGGCGAAGCGCTGATGGGCAGCGAGTCCTACGGCATCGATCCCAAGGTGCTCGGCCGCTTGGCTGACGAGATCATCGAAGTGGTGCGCACCGGTGTTCAGGTCGGCGTGGTGATTGGCGGTGGCAACATCTTCCGCGGTGCCGGCCTCGCCGCAGCCGGGATGGATCGTGTCACCGGCGACCACATGGGCATGCTCGCGACGGTCATGAATGCGCTGGCGATGCAGGACGCGATCGAGAAGCGCGGCGTCGTCGCGCGGGTGATGAGCGCGATCAAGATCAACGAGGTCTGCGAGGACTACATCCGCCGCCGCGCCATCCGTCATCTGGAAAAGAATCGCGTCGCATTGTTCGCGGCCGGCACCGGCAATCCGTTCTTCACCACCGACTCCGCGGCCGCACTGCGCGCTGTCGAAGTCGGCGCGGAACTGTTGCTCAAGGGCACCAAGGTCGATGGCGTCTACAGTGCCGACCCCAAGAAGGACGCGAGCGCGACCCGATTCGACACGCTCAGCTATGAAGACGTGATCACGCGCAATCTCGGCGTAATGGATACCGCCGCGATCGCGCTGTGCCGCGACCATGGCATGCCGCTGCGCATCTACGACATGAACCGCCCCGGCAATCTGATGCGCATCGTCTGCGGCGAACCGATCGGCACCCTGGTCACGCGCGCCGGATGAGCGTGGCGGTCCTGCGCACCGCCACGCGCGCCGATGCCCTGGCACTGGCCGAACTCGCGCGCCGCAGCTTCGCCGCCACCTACGCACCCACCCACGACGCGGCCCGCATCCGCATCCATTGCGACAGCGTGCTCGGTGATGCCGAAGTCGGGCGTTGGTTCGAGGCCGGTGCGGCACAGATCGTGCTCGCCGAATCCGGCGCCGAGTTGCTCGGCTTCGTTCAGTGGCAGGCGGCCGCGGCCCCGGTGCCGGCACGGCATGCGATCGAGCTGAAACGCCTCTATGTCGATACCGCAGCCCAGGGCAGCGGCCTGGGTCAACGCCTGTTCGACGCCGTCCGTGCGGATGCCAAGCGCGTCGGAGCCGACCTGCTTTGGCTATGCGTCTATGCCGGCAACGAGCGGGCGCGTCGCTTCTATGCCCGGCAAGGCATGACCGCGATCGGCCGCGTGCCCTACCGGTTTGTCGATCAGGTCGAAGATGATCTCGCGCTGGGCCTTGATCCGGGCATGGTCACGCCCTGAATCCGCATGGCACCGCTATACTCGCGGCTTCCCACGCCACGATCCGACGCAGCGCCATGATCGCGACCATCAAGCAAGAAGCCGAAGCCCGCATGAAGAAGAGCATCGAGTCCCTGAAGACCGATCTCTCCAAACTCCGCACCGGCCGTGCCAGCACCTCCCTCGTCGACCATCTCAAGGTGAACTATTACGGTTCCGACATGCCGCTGAACCAGTGCGCTGCTGTCGCCGTGGTCGATTCACGCTCGCTCACCATCACGCCATGGGAAAAGCCGATGGTGGGGCCGATCGAGAAGGCGATCCTCGCGTCCGACCTCGGCCTGACGCCGAACACCGCCGGCACGGTCATCCGCATCAATCTGCCGCCGCTCACCGAACAGCGCCGCAAGGAACTTGCGAAGCACGTGTCGCACGAGGGCGAGAACACCAAGGTCGCGATCCGCGGCGTGCGTCGCGACGCCATGCAGCACGTCAAGGATTTGCTGAAAGACAAGCAGATCAGCGAAGACGAAGAGCGCAAGGCCGAGCAGGACGTGCAGAAACTCACCGACAAGTTCGTCGCCGACGTGGATGCCGTCTGCAAGGCCAAGGAACAGGAGCTGATGTCGCTCTGAGCGGCTGAGTCGGCCGCATGAGCATCATCGATCCGGCGATCGCCGTCCAACGCCTGCCCCGCCATGTCGCCATCGTCATGGACGGCAACGGTCGCTGGGCCGAGGCGCGACATCGCCCACGCAGTTTCGGTCACCATGAAGGCGTCAAGGCGGTGCGGGCCACCGTCGAGGCCTGCATGCACCGCCATGTCCCCACGCTCACCCTGTTCGCGTTCTCCAGCGAGAACTGGAAGCGTCCGGAGGACGAAGTCGGCACTCTGATGGAATTGTTCATGAAGGCGATCGACCGCGAGGTCGACGAACTGGTCGCGAACGGCGTATCGCTGCGCTTCATCGGCGACCGCTCGGCGTTCGCACCGGCGCTGCGCGAACGCATGGATCGTTCCGAGCGCAAGCGCCCGGAGCAGACGCGCCTGAACCTCAACATCGCCGCGAATTATGGCGGACGCTGGGACATCGTGCAGGCGACGCGCCAGATCGTGGCCGGCATCGCCAGCGGTGAAATCGATGCCGGCACGGTCGACGAATCGGTCTTCGACGCGCATACCAGCCTGGCCGACCTGCCACCGCTGGACTTGTTCATCCGCACCGGCGGCGAACACCGCGTCAGCAACTTTCTGCTGTGGCAACTCGCCTACGCCGAACTCTGGTTCAGCGACGTGCTGTGGCCCGACTTCGATGCCACCGCGCTGGATGCCGCGCTCGACGACTATGCCCGACGCGAGCGCCGCTACGGCCGCACCAGCCAGCAAACGAGGCATCCCGCATGAGCAAGGCCGACCTGCCTGCGCCGAAACCGTCCGGTGGCCTGCGCGAACGTGCGATCACGGCCGCCATCCTCGCGCCAATCGGCATTGCCGGCGTCATGCTGATGCCGCAGATCTGGTTCGCGATCGCGCTGGGCTTGCTGTTCCTGGTCGGCGTATGGGAATGGACGCGGCTGAGCGGCTGGCGTTCGACGCCGGTGCGCATCGTGCTGGTCGCGCTGCACGTGCTGATGTTCACGAGCGTCTGGTTCGGCAGTGATGTCGCGCGGACCCAGACGGTGTGGACCGGCGTGGTGTTCTGGCTGCTGGCGCCGTGGTGGCTGCGCCACTACCACTTCGGCGAGCAGGCCGGCAAACGATCGCTGCTGATCAAGAACTTGGCCTGCGCGCTGGCGATCGTTCCGGCCTGGACCGCCGCGATCGTGCTGCACGGCGGCGACCGTGGCCCTTGGTGGGTGCTGTTTCTGCTCGTTCTGGTCTGGTGTGCGGACAGCTGTGCCTACTTCGCCGGTCGCCGCTTCGGCACCACCAAGCTGGCGCCGAACATCAGTCCCGGCAAGACCACGGCCGGTGTCTACGGCGCCTTGGTCGGCTGCACGATCTACGCGCTCGGGCTCGGTCATTTCGCCTTCGCGGTGCCAGTGCAGCGACTGCCGATCTTCGTCGCACTCTGCGTCGTCACGGTGGTGTTCTCGATCATCGGCGACTTGCTTGAAAGCCTGATCAAGCGTCATTCGCAGGCGAAGGACTCGGGCACCCTGTTCCCCGGCCATGGCGGTGCGCTGGATCGATTCGATTCGATGTTCGCGGCGCTGCCGATCTTCGTCGCCGGAAAGCTGACCC
It contains:
- a CDS encoding S9 family peptidase; its protein translation is MSSNGSYLAVSADLGDDDHGIMVYRLADMANTAFIKLPKYELAFDIRWVSDTRLIYVKGGKWGAREEPFNFGEIIGMDFDGKRHRYLFGYKESTLGVGVPPGFGYFAGLPPVPNGKFYMSRGSAENSLPASLLYEVDALTGRSRLVADIAEQGLSFVMDAAGVPRYAHGTDKDEAQLLYAADAEGKNWRKLSNEAVGGTFEPLAVTPTGSHVIGYFSANDGPRALVKTDLALAQREVLASDDFNSIDAVLWNTQRQPMAAEFKGARPRVTYLDPASPDAKLHQELRNGFPDQNVRFVDHSADGNVSLIYIYSDRNPGEWAVMNRKKDSLARLLQSNAEIDPAAMHRRHHVRFKASDGLELDGYLTVPGNGAKDPAKMPMVLLPHGGPHGISDSWGFDTDAQFLASRGYLVLQVNYRGSGGRGYAFHEAGFRKWGTRIQDDLIDGMRWAVAQGYADSQRICVYGASFGAYSALMLAAKAPDLVKCVAGQAGLYDLRAMANKSDTSKSFLGRAYIARVIGRDDDELLANSPLALAGQIKVPVFLAHGQKDERTPIGQAEAMKKALEKAGNKPVWMSVPKEGHGFYVKKNVVAFYKQLEEFLAAHIGPK
- the rpsB gene encoding 30S ribosomal protein S2, encoding MPQVTMRQMLEAGVHFGHQTRYWNPKMAPYIFGARGKIHIINLEKTMPLFTDAMNFLSGMAQKRGSVLFVGTKRSAREAVKSEANRCGMPFVSHRWLGGMLTNFRTVRQSVSRLKEIEAMHTDGSFEKRVKHEVLSLKREQEKLERSLGGIKNMNSLPDALFVIDVGHEEIAIKEARTLGIPVIAVVDTNYDPSLADYIIPGNDDAIRAVQLYAAAAADAVLEGKAAAPAIPANAKDEFVELDAAGNPVAKDDAGRRRDDRGGRNDRNDRDRKPGGPNRRGPGGPGGPGAKPGAKRAPSRAPAKSDAPSAE
- a CDS encoding elongation factor Ts; translated protein: MEITASMVKELRERSGVGMMECKKALTENGGDIETAMEWLRKQGLAKADKKAGRVAAEGRIAMAADAGKAVMVEINSETDFVAKDENFIKFCDLVAKTALSSGAGDIDALKAVAADGGTIEELRSALVLKLGENIQLRRLVALKSDGTVGAYVHGGRIGVLVELKGGNGELARGIAMHVAAMNPPYNKASDVPAEFLAKEKEIELAKMTDKDRAKPADILEKIIGGKVQKIVTENTLYGQPYVIDTNMTVDAALKAGKADVVVYHRMAVGEGIEKVVEDYAAEVAKAMQV
- the pyrH gene encoding UMP kinase, which codes for MTDAPIRYSRILLKLSGEALMGSESYGIDPKVLGRLADEIIEVVRTGVQVGVVIGGGNIFRGAGLAAAGMDRVTGDHMGMLATVMNALAMQDAIEKRGVVARVMSAIKINEVCEDYIRRRAIRHLEKNRVALFAAGTGNPFFTTDSAAALRAVEVGAELLLKGTKVDGVYSADPKKDASATRFDTLSYEDVITRNLGVMDTAAIALCRDHGMPLRIYDMNRPGNLMRIVCGEPIGTLVTRAG
- a CDS encoding GNAT family N-acetyltransferase, translating into MSVAVLRTATRADALALAELARRSFAATYAPTHDAARIRIHCDSVLGDAEVGRWFEAGAAQIVLAESGAELLGFVQWQAAAAPVPARHAIELKRLYVDTAAQGSGLGQRLFDAVRADAKRVGADLLWLCVYAGNERARRFYARQGMTAIGRVPYRFVDQVEDDLALGLDPGMVTP
- the frr gene encoding ribosome recycling factor codes for the protein MIATIKQEAEARMKKSIESLKTDLSKLRTGRASTSLVDHLKVNYYGSDMPLNQCAAVAVVDSRSLTITPWEKPMVGPIEKAILASDLGLTPNTAGTVIRINLPPLTEQRRKELAKHVSHEGENTKVAIRGVRRDAMQHVKDLLKDKQISEDEERKAEQDVQKLTDKFVADVDAVCKAKEQELMSL
- the uppS gene encoding di-trans,poly-cis-decaprenylcistransferase, with protein sequence MSIIDPAIAVQRLPRHVAIVMDGNGRWAEARHRPRSFGHHEGVKAVRATVEACMHRHVPTLTLFAFSSENWKRPEDEVGTLMELFMKAIDREVDELVANGVSLRFIGDRSAFAPALRERMDRSERKRPEQTRLNLNIAANYGGRWDIVQATRQIVAGIASGEIDAGTVDESVFDAHTSLADLPPLDLFIRTGGEHRVSNFLLWQLAYAELWFSDVLWPDFDATALDAALDDYARRERRYGRTSQQTRHPA
- a CDS encoding phosphatidate cytidylyltransferase; amino-acid sequence: MSKADLPAPKPSGGLRERAITAAILAPIGIAGVMLMPQIWFAIALGLLFLVGVWEWTRLSGWRSTPVRIVLVALHVLMFTSVWFGSDVARTQTVWTGVVFWLLAPWWLRHYHFGEQAGKRSLLIKNLACALAIVPAWTAAIVLHGGDRGPWWVLFLLVLVWCADSCAYFAGRRFGTTKLAPNISPGKTTAGVYGALVGCTIYALGLGHFAFAVPVQRLPIFVALCVVTVVFSIIGDLLESLIKRHSQAKDSGTLFPGHGGALDRFDSMFAALPIFVAGKLTLGL